Proteins from a genomic interval of Enterococcus faecium:
- the typA gene encoding translational GTPase TypA codes for MNYRNDIRNVAIIAHVDHGKTTLVDELLKQSDTLDAHTQLQERAMDSNALEKERGITILAKNTAVDYKGIRVNIMDTPGHADFGGEVERIMKMVDGVVLVVDAYEGTMPQTRFVLKKALEQHITPIVVVNKIDKPSARPEHVVDEVLELFIELGADDDQLDFPVIYASALNGTSSLSDDPADQEPTMAPIFDTIIEKIPAPVDNSDEPLQFQVSLLDYNDYVGRIGIGRVFRGTIKVGDQVALIKLDGTVKKFRVTKLFGFFGLKRLEIQEAKAGDLIAVSGMEDIFVGETVTPVDHQDALPILHIDEPTLQMTFLVNNSPFAGREGKFVTARKIEERLMAELQTDVSLRVEPTNSPDAWTVSGRGELHLSILIENMRREGYELQVSRPEVIEKEIDGVKCEPFERVQIDTPEEYMGSVIESLSLRKGEMQDMVHTGNGQIRLTFLTPARGLIGYSTEFLSMTRGYGIMNHTFDQYLPMLPGQIGGRHQGALVSIDTGKATTYSIMSIEERGTVFVEPGTEVYEGMIIGENSRDNDLTVNITKAKQMTNVRSATKDQTSVIKKPKQLTLEESLEFLNDDEYCEVTPESIRLRKQILEKNAREKASKKKK; via the coding sequence TTGAATTATAGAAACGATATCCGTAACGTCGCAATTATTGCCCACGTTGACCACGGAAAAACAACATTAGTTGATGAACTATTAAAACAATCAGATACATTAGACGCACATACGCAATTGCAAGAACGTGCGATGGACTCAAATGCGCTAGAAAAAGAACGTGGTATCACGATTTTAGCCAAAAACACAGCTGTAGACTATAAAGGTATTCGCGTAAACATCATGGATACTCCAGGACACGCGGATTTCGGTGGCGAAGTAGAACGGATCATGAAAATGGTTGACGGCGTTGTGTTGGTCGTAGATGCGTATGAAGGAACAATGCCTCAAACACGTTTTGTATTGAAAAAAGCACTGGAACAACATATCACACCAATCGTTGTCGTAAACAAGATTGACAAACCTTCTGCTCGTCCTGAGCATGTCGTAGATGAAGTTCTTGAACTATTCATCGAATTAGGAGCAGATGATGATCAGTTAGACTTTCCTGTGATTTATGCATCTGCACTAAATGGTACGTCAAGCTTGTCAGATGATCCAGCAGATCAAGAACCAACCATGGCACCTATTTTTGATACAATTATTGAAAAAATCCCTGCTCCTGTCGATAACAGCGACGAACCATTACAATTCCAAGTTTCATTACTTGACTACAACGATTATGTAGGTCGTATCGGAATCGGACGTGTATTTAGAGGAACAATCAAAGTAGGAGACCAAGTAGCATTAATTAAATTAGACGGAACAGTTAAGAAATTCCGTGTAACGAAATTATTTGGTTTCTTTGGACTAAAACGTCTAGAGATTCAAGAAGCAAAAGCTGGAGACTTGATTGCTGTCTCAGGTATGGAAGATATCTTTGTCGGTGAAACAGTTACTCCTGTGGATCATCAAGATGCGTTACCTATCCTTCACATTGACGAACCAACATTGCAAATGACTTTCTTAGTTAATAATTCACCATTTGCCGGTCGAGAAGGTAAATTCGTAACCGCTCGTAAGATTGAAGAACGTTTGATGGCAGAACTTCAAACAGATGTATCCTTACGAGTTGAACCAACAAACTCTCCAGATGCATGGACAGTTTCTGGTCGTGGAGAATTGCATTTGTCTATCTTGATTGAAAACATGCGCCGTGAGGGATACGAATTGCAAGTATCTCGTCCAGAAGTTATTGAAAAAGAAATCGACGGTGTAAAATGCGAACCGTTTGAACGCGTGCAAATCGATACACCAGAAGAATATATGGGTAGTGTTATCGAGTCCTTGAGCTTACGTAAAGGTGAAATGCAAGATATGGTCCATACAGGAAACGGACAAATCCGTTTGACATTCTTAACACCTGCCCGCGGTTTGATTGGTTATTCAACTGAATTCCTTTCAATGACACGTGGTTACGGAATCATGAACCATACTTTTGACCAATATCTGCCAATGCTTCCTGGTCAAATTGGCGGACGTCACCAAGGGGCGCTTGTTTCGATCGATACAGGAAAAGCAACGACTTATTCTATCATGAGTATCGAAGAACGCGGTACAGTCTTCGTAGAACCAGGTACAGAAGTATATGAAGGAATGATTATCGGGGAAAACAGCCGTGATAATGATTTGACTGTCAACATCACGAAAGCAAAACAAATGACAAACGTACGGTCTGCTACTAAAGACCAAACATCTGTCATCAAAAAACCAAAACAATTGACGTTGGAAGAATCTTTGGAATTCTTGAATGATGATGAATATTGCGAAGTAACACCAGAAAGCATTCGCTTGAGAAAACAAATTTTAGAGAAAAATGCTCGTGAAAAAGCATCTAAAAAGAAAAAATAA
- a CDS encoding inositol monophosphatase family protein: MEQMIDHIKSWLEEAGEKIKSSQQTLTISQKSNRTDLVTNVDRNIQNFLIEKIHSFDPEAKILAEEEGCNQLSDLDGRVFIIDPIDGTLNFVIEGENFCIMLAVYESGVGKLGFIYDVMRNELFWGGKGIGVYKNDEPLPRPANKSLSEGLLGVNSYLFGHNKYGIREIAESSMGTRMYGCAGLELVAILKGNHIAYISNLSPWDYAAGNVLLEEFGMVTSGLFGTPLTFEKREYYLAGTSCAYAEIADLLKKEG, encoded by the coding sequence ATGGAACAGATGATTGATCATATCAAGTCCTGGCTTGAAGAAGCTGGTGAGAAAATCAAATCTTCTCAACAAACATTAACAATCTCGCAAAAATCAAATCGAACGGATCTAGTAACAAATGTCGATCGAAACATCCAGAATTTTCTAATCGAAAAAATCCATTCCTTTGATCCAGAGGCGAAAATATTGGCAGAAGAAGAAGGGTGTAATCAATTATCGGATCTCGATGGAAGAGTCTTTATCATCGATCCTATTGATGGCACCTTGAATTTTGTGATTGAAGGGGAAAATTTTTGTATTATGCTCGCTGTTTATGAATCCGGCGTTGGAAAGCTTGGTTTCATTTATGACGTGATGAGAAATGAACTTTTTTGGGGTGGAAAAGGAATAGGCGTGTATAAAAATGATGAGCCATTGCCTAGACCAGCAAATAAATCCTTATCGGAAGGCTTACTTGGTGTGAATAGTTATCTTTTCGGTCATAATAAATATGGAATCCGAGAAATTGCGGAAAGCAGCATGGGGACACGTATGTACGGATGCGCTGGTCTTGAACTAGTGGCAATCTTGAAAGGAAACCACATTGCTTATATTTCAAACCTTAGCCCTTGGGATTATGCAGCGGGAAATGTCTTATTGGAAGAGTTTGGTATGGTAACAAGCGGTCTTTTTGGTACTCCTTTGACATTTGAAAAAAGGGAATACTATTTAGCAGGGACTTCTTGTGCATATGCAGAAATCGCAGACCTTTTGAAAAAAGAAGGCTGA
- a CDS encoding UPF0223 family protein yields MQEYQYPLDLDWTTDEMVIVMKMWEDLERANEKGINNEAFLKTYQQFKTVVKSIGEEKRLGREFEKASGYSLYRTVQQAKKNPNKTLRMNG; encoded by the coding sequence ATGCAAGAATATCAGTATCCACTTGATTTAGATTGGACAACAGACGAAATGGTCATTGTAATGAAGATGTGGGAAGATCTGGAACGTGCGAATGAAAAAGGGATAAACAATGAAGCTTTTTTGAAGACTTATCAGCAGTTTAAAACTGTTGTCAAATCCATTGGTGAGGAAAAACGATTGGGACGGGAATTTGAAAAAGCTTCCGGTTATTCTTTATATCGTACAGTGCAGCAAGCAAAAAAAAATCCAAACAAAACTTTGAGAATGAACGGGTGA
- the lpdA gene encoding dihydrolipoyl dehydrogenase, whose product MVVGDFAVELDTVVIGAGPGGYVAAIRAAEMGQKVAIIEREYIGGVCLNVGCIPSKALIAAGHHYQESLDSEMFGVTSENVKLDFAKTQEWKENKVVHTLTSGVGFLLKKHKVETIEGEAFFVDDHTLRVIHPDSAQTYSFNNAIIATGSRPIEIPGFKFGGRVLDSTGGLALKEVPKKFVIIGGGVIGAELGGAYANLGAEVTILEGSPQILPTYEKDLVKLVEDDFKKKGVTVVTNAMAKEAVDNGDSVTVKYAVDGKEESVTADYVMVTVGRRPNTDDMGLEQAGVEVGERGLITVDKQGRTNVPNIYAIGDIVPGAALAHKASYEAKIAAEAISGKKVAVDYKAMPAVAFTDPELASVGMTIKEAKDAGIEAKAYKFPFSGNGRALSLGKTEGFIRLVTTIEDNVLIGAQIGGVGASDMVSELALAIESGMNAEDIALTIHPHPSLGEIVMDASELALGLPIHI is encoded by the coding sequence ATGGTAGTTGGAGATTTTGCTGTAGAATTAGATACAGTTGTAATTGGTGCGGGACCTGGTGGCTATGTAGCTGCCATCCGCGCTGCTGAAATGGGACAAAAAGTAGCAATCATTGAAAGAGAGTATATTGGCGGTGTTTGTTTGAATGTCGGCTGTATTCCTTCAAAAGCACTGATAGCTGCAGGACACCATTATCAAGAGTCACTAGATTCTGAAATGTTTGGAGTAACTAGTGAAAACGTCAAACTAGATTTTGCAAAAACACAAGAATGGAAAGAAAACAAAGTTGTCCATACGTTGACTTCTGGTGTTGGTTTCCTATTAAAAAAACATAAGGTTGAAACAATCGAAGGAGAAGCGTTCTTCGTAGATGATCACACACTACGCGTCATTCATCCAGATTCAGCTCAAACTTATTCGTTCAATAACGCAATCATCGCAACAGGTTCCCGTCCAATCGAGATTCCAGGATTTAAATTCGGAGGACGTGTGTTAGATTCTACTGGCGGATTAGCATTGAAAGAAGTACCTAAGAAATTTGTGATCATCGGTGGCGGTGTGATTGGTGCCGAATTGGGCGGAGCGTACGCAAACTTAGGAGCAGAAGTAACGATTCTTGAAGGCTCACCACAAATTTTACCAACTTACGAAAAAGATCTAGTAAAATTAGTAGAAGATGATTTCAAGAAAAAAGGCGTAACAGTCGTAACGAATGCAATGGCGAAAGAAGCAGTCGATAACGGTGACAGCGTGACAGTGAAATATGCAGTGGACGGGAAAGAAGAATCCGTTACTGCTGATTATGTGATGGTCACTGTAGGTCGTCGTCCGAATACAGATGATATGGGCTTAGAACAAGCGGGTGTCGAAGTAGGAGAACGAGGATTGATCACGGTGGATAAACAAGGACGTACGAACGTACCTAACATCTATGCCATCGGTGATATCGTTCCAGGGGCGGCATTAGCACACAAAGCCAGTTATGAAGCAAAAATCGCTGCTGAAGCAATCTCTGGCAAAAAAGTAGCTGTAGATTATAAAGCAATGCCGGCAGTAGCCTTCACTGATCCTGAATTGGCTTCTGTAGGTATGACGATCAAAGAAGCAAAAGATGCTGGTATCGAAGCAAAAGCATATAAATTCCCATTTTCAGGGAACGGTCGGGCATTATCGCTTGGTAAAACAGAAGGATTCATCCGTCTAGTTACGACGATCGAAGATAACGTGCTTATTGGCGCGCAAATCGGTGGAGTCGGCGCAAGTGATATGGTCTCTGAATTAGCTTTAGCAATCGAATCAGGAATGAATGCTGAAGATATCGCCTTGACGATTCATCCTCATCCATCTCTTGGCGAAATCGTCATGGATGCTTCGGAATTAGCATTAGGTTTACCAATCCATATTTGA
- a CDS encoding dihydrolipoyllysine-residue acetyltransferase, which translates to MAYQFKLPDIGEGIAEGEIVKWFVKPGDTINEDDTLLEVQNDKSVEEIPSPVTGTVKNVIVPEGTVANVGDVLVEIDAPGHEDNEGDSGVAAESQTPAKPAAEPTVDTESAGSSSEGVFQFKLPDIGEGIAEGEIVKWFVKPGDTINEDDTLLEVQNDKSVEEIPSPVTGTVKNVIVPEGTVANVGDVLVEIDAPGHNSAPSTSAPSAEAPKEKVETSGSASVVEAADPNKRVLAMPSVRQFAREKDVDISQVTATGKGGRVTKEDIENFLAGGPSSAPAKSEAPEAAAPKEAAPAAESKPAAPAKPFKSNLGDLEERVAMTPTRKAIAKAMVNSKHTAPHVTLHDEVEVSKLWDNRKRFKEVAAANGTKLTFLPYVVKALTATVKKYPVLNASIDDANQEIVYKHYYNIGIATDTDHGLYVPNVKDADRKGMFAIADEINEKAKLAHDGKLSAEDMRNGTITISNIGSVGGGWFTPVINYPEVAILGVGTIAQQPIVNAEGEIVVGRVMKLSLSFDHRIVDGATAQQAMNNIKRLLADPELLMMEG; encoded by the coding sequence ATGGCTTATCAATTTAAATTGCCGGATATCGGTGAAGGAATCGCAGAAGGTGAAATCGTCAAATGGTTCGTCAAACCAGGAGATACGATCAATGAAGATGATACATTACTAGAAGTTCAAAATGACAAATCAGTAGAAGAAATCCCGTCACCTGTTACAGGAACGGTTAAAAATGTGATTGTTCCAGAAGGTACCGTAGCAAATGTTGGGGATGTATTAGTAGAAATCGATGCACCAGGACACGAAGACAATGAAGGGGACAGTGGTGTAGCCGCAGAATCCCAAACTCCAGCTAAACCGGCTGCTGAACCCACTGTTGATACAGAATCAGCTGGATCGTCAAGCGAAGGAGTCTTCCAATTTAAGTTACCGGATATCGGTGAAGGAATCGCAGAAGGTGAAATCGTCAAATGGTTCGTCAAACCAGGAGATACGATCAATGAAGATGATACATTACTAGAAGTTCAAAATGACAAATCAGTAGAAGAAATTCCGTCACCTGTCACAGGGACAGTTAAAAACGTGATTGTTCCAGAAGGCACTGTAGCAAATGTTGGGGATGTATTAGTAGAAATCGATGCTCCTGGACACAATAGTGCACCGTCAACTAGTGCGCCATCAGCTGAAGCACCAAAAGAAAAAGTGGAAACATCAGGTTCAGCAAGTGTCGTTGAAGCTGCCGATCCAAATAAACGTGTATTGGCTATGCCATCTGTTCGTCAATTTGCCCGTGAAAAAGATGTAGATATCTCACAAGTAACTGCAACTGGAAAAGGTGGCAGAGTAACAAAAGAGGACATCGAAAACTTCTTGGCAGGTGGTCCAAGCAGTGCACCAGCGAAATCAGAAGCGCCAGAAGCGGCAGCACCGAAAGAAGCAGCTCCTGCAGCAGAAAGCAAACCAGCTGCACCAGCAAAACCATTCAAGTCCAACTTAGGAGACTTGGAAGAACGTGTAGCAATGACGCCAACACGTAAAGCTATCGCTAAAGCAATGGTCAACAGTAAGCATACAGCTCCACACGTGACATTGCATGATGAAGTAGAAGTGTCTAAACTATGGGATAATCGGAAACGATTTAAAGAAGTTGCTGCTGCAAATGGTACGAAACTTACTTTCTTGCCATATGTCGTGAAAGCTTTAACAGCGACTGTTAAGAAATACCCAGTATTGAATGCATCTATCGACGATGCAAACCAAGAAATCGTTTATAAACATTACTACAATATCGGTATTGCAACTGATACGGATCACGGACTATATGTACCAAATGTGAAAGATGCAGACCGCAAAGGAATGTTTGCTATTGCAGACGAAATCAATGAGAAAGCAAAATTAGCTCATGACGGCAAACTATCTGCAGAAGATATGCGCAATGGAACAATTACGATCAGCAATATCGGATCTGTAGGTGGCGGTTGGTTTACACCAGTCATCAACTATCCAGAAGTAGCTATTTTAGGTGTAGGAACGATTGCACAACAACCAATCGTAAATGCTGAAGGCGAAATCGTTGTCGGTCGTGTGATGAAACTGTCATTAAGTTTCGATCACCGTATCGTAGATGGAGCAACTGCGCAACAAGCAATGAATAATATCAAACGTCTTTTAGCTGATCCAGAGCTATTAATGATGGAAGGATGA
- a CDS encoding alpha-ketoacid dehydrogenase subunit beta, with the protein MAQKTMIQAITDALALELENDENVVVFGEDVGKNGGVFRATEGLQEKFGEDRVFDTPLAESGIAGLSFGLALEGFRPVPEIQFFGFIFEAMDEVVAQMARTRYRMSGTRNLPITIRSPFGGGVHTPELHSDNLEGLIAQSPGIRVVIPSNPYDAKGLLISSIRSNDPVVFLEHMKLYRSFREEVPDEAYEVPLDKAAVTREGTDVSIITYGAMVREAIKAADNLAKENISVEIIDLRTVAPLDVETIIQSVEKTGRVVVVQEAQRQAGVAAQVVSEISERAILSLEAPIGRVSAPDTVFPFGQAENVWLPNAKDIEDKVKEIAEF; encoded by the coding sequence ATGGCACAAAAAACAATGATCCAAGCAATCACAGATGCCTTAGCACTTGAACTAGAAAATGACGAGAATGTCGTTGTTTTTGGTGAAGATGTTGGGAAAAACGGAGGAGTTTTCCGGGCAACTGAAGGATTGCAGGAAAAGTTCGGAGAAGACCGAGTATTCGATACTCCTTTAGCTGAATCTGGAATCGCAGGATTGAGTTTCGGTCTTGCGTTAGAAGGATTTCGTCCAGTTCCTGAAATCCAATTCTTTGGTTTTATTTTCGAAGCAATGGACGAAGTAGTAGCTCAAATGGCTCGTACAAGATATCGAATGAGCGGCACTAGAAATCTACCCATCACAATTCGTTCGCCATTTGGTGGCGGTGTTCATACACCAGAATTGCATTCGGATAATTTAGAAGGTTTGATCGCTCAGTCTCCTGGTATTCGAGTAGTGATTCCTTCCAACCCTTATGATGCAAAAGGACTATTGATTTCTTCTATTAGAAGTAACGATCCGGTTGTTTTCCTAGAACACATGAAACTATATCGCTCATTCCGAGAAGAAGTGCCGGATGAAGCTTACGAAGTTCCTTTGGATAAAGCAGCAGTTACTCGTGAGGGAACAGATGTATCTATTATCACATACGGAGCAATGGTGCGTGAAGCAATCAAAGCAGCAGACAATCTTGCAAAAGAAAATATATCTGTTGAAATCATTGATCTTCGTACAGTTGCGCCATTAGATGTAGAAACGATCATTCAATCCGTGGAAAAAACTGGTCGCGTAGTTGTTGTCCAAGAAGCACAACGACAAGCGGGCGTTGCCGCGCAAGTAGTTTCTGAGATCTCAGAACGCGCTATCCTTTCATTAGAAGCCCCAATCGGACGAGTTTCTGCACCTGATACAGTCTTCCCATTTGGACAAGCAGAAAATGTCTGGTTGCCAAATGCAAAAGATATCGAAGACAAAGTAAAAGAAATCGCGGAATTTTAA
- the pdhA gene encoding pyruvate dehydrogenase (acetyl-transferring) E1 component subunit alpha, protein MANKKAPIDFQALLDEVNADFPVYQALDQDGNVVNKDLVPDLSDDELVELMTHMVWSRVLDQRSTALNRQGRLGFFAPTAGQEASQLASAYAFDKEDVLLPGYRDVPQLVKHGLPLSQAFLWSRGHAAGNSYPEELKALPPQIIIGAQYVQAAGVALGLKKRNKKNVVFTYTGDGGSSQGDFYEAINFAGAYHANAVFYIQNNGYAISTPREKQTAAKTLAQKAVAAGIPGIQVDGMDPLAVYTVSKMAREWAISGNGPVLIETLTYRYGPHTLSGDDPTRYRTKDTDDDWQKKDPLIRFRKYLTEKGLWSEEKEEQVIEATKEEIKAAIAEADKVPKQKVSDFLKNMFEVSPQSIKEQIAIYEAKESK, encoded by the coding sequence ATGGCAAACAAAAAAGCACCGATCGACTTCCAAGCACTGCTAGATGAAGTCAATGCAGATTTCCCAGTATATCAAGCACTTGATCAAGATGGAAACGTAGTTAACAAAGATTTAGTACCTGATTTATCCGATGATGAACTCGTTGAATTAATGACTCATATGGTATGGTCTCGTGTATTAGACCAACGTTCAACAGCGCTGAACCGCCAAGGACGCCTAGGCTTTTTTGCACCAACTGCTGGACAAGAGGCAAGTCAGCTGGCTAGTGCTTACGCATTTGATAAAGAAGATGTTCTTCTTCCAGGTTATCGGGATGTACCTCAACTAGTAAAACATGGTTTACCTTTATCTCAAGCTTTTTTATGGTCTCGAGGACATGCTGCAGGTAATTCTTATCCGGAAGAATTGAAAGCTCTACCACCACAAATTATCATCGGTGCACAATATGTACAAGCAGCCGGTGTTGCATTAGGTTTGAAGAAACGAAACAAGAAAAATGTCGTCTTCACTTATACTGGTGATGGCGGTTCATCACAAGGTGATTTTTACGAAGCAATCAATTTCGCTGGCGCTTACCATGCAAATGCCGTATTTTATATCCAAAACAACGGGTATGCGATCTCTACACCTCGTGAAAAACAAACTGCAGCAAAAACACTTGCACAAAAAGCTGTCGCAGCTGGGATTCCTGGTATTCAAGTCGATGGAATGGATCCGCTTGCAGTATATACTGTATCTAAAATGGCACGGGAATGGGCGATCAGTGGAAATGGACCAGTCCTAATCGAAACACTGACTTATCGTTATGGACCACATACACTATCTGGTGACGATCCAACCCGCTACCGTACAAAAGACACAGATGACGATTGGCAGAAAAAAGATCCATTGATCCGCTTCCGTAAATATTTGACGGAAAAAGGACTTTGGTCTGAAGAAAAAGAAGAACAAGTCATCGAAGCAACTAAAGAAGAAATCAAAGCAGCTATTGCTGAAGCCGACAAAGTACCAAAACAAAAGGTTTCAGATTTCTTGAAAAACATGTTCGAAGTATCTCCACAATCAATCAAAGAACAAATTGCAATTTATGAAGCGAAGGAGTCGAAATAA
- a CDS encoding PLP-dependent aminotransferase family protein, which translates to MWEKVEKKKGPIYRQIMEQIMREIENGRINPGSQLESERKLGQLFGVNRSTVVHALEELRELGVLTSKRGSGWFVNQTEWGKFAVPRIDWRQMISPRYEQTDWYEQKIREAKQIQKTSFLDLYASEMPDELLPNFEFPSYSLEEILAEEKEMDLLGYTPLRNKIKRYLESKFELAFSPNQLLVTGGGQQAIFLILQTILSAGEGIAVESPSFFYRLPLFKASGTRLFGIPMDEEGIDLEKLKESIHKNKLKAVLINPNFQNPTGKVMSQKRREKLVELCRQYRLPIIEDDVFTDLSFLNQEEVLPIRTIDPDNVLYVGSLSRVLGKTTKIGWVIGPETFISQLAQAQEMMEFSMNILTQITVANVFNEAIDLKMQDVRKKLKEKSRLISAWGDSQSFFKLHSILGGYYAWITWDGKKLDPELAEKVVDMGLGIAPSLLFGQDINGIRINYSRLDENQIPLFYSKMKILEKWLTE; encoded by the coding sequence ATGTGGGAAAAAGTAGAGAAAAAAAAAGGACCGATTTATCGTCAAATTATGGAACAGATTATGAGAGAAATCGAAAACGGAAGGATCAATCCTGGAAGTCAACTTGAATCAGAACGAAAACTAGGGCAACTTTTTGGTGTGAATCGTTCCACCGTTGTCCATGCATTGGAAGAGCTTAGGGAGCTTGGGGTACTAACGAGCAAACGTGGCAGCGGATGGTTTGTTAATCAGACTGAATGGGGGAAATTCGCTGTTCCAAGAATCGATTGGCGGCAAATGATCTCTCCTCGTTATGAGCAGACGGACTGGTATGAGCAAAAAATAAGAGAAGCAAAGCAGATCCAAAAAACATCGTTTCTTGATTTATACGCTAGCGAGATGCCAGATGAGCTTTTGCCGAATTTTGAGTTTCCTTCTTATTCTCTTGAAGAAATCTTAGCGGAAGAAAAAGAAATGGATCTTTTAGGCTATACTCCGTTACGTAACAAAATCAAACGGTATTTGGAAAGTAAATTTGAATTGGCATTTTCCCCCAACCAGCTTCTTGTGACTGGTGGCGGTCAGCAAGCAATCTTTTTGATTTTACAAACGATTCTTTCAGCTGGAGAGGGGATAGCTGTAGAGTCACCTTCTTTTTTTTACCGATTACCTCTTTTCAAAGCTTCAGGAACGCGTTTATTTGGGATACCGATGGATGAAGAAGGGATCGACTTAGAAAAACTGAAAGAATCGATCCATAAAAATAAATTGAAAGCAGTGCTTATCAACCCGAATTTTCAAAACCCTACAGGAAAAGTGATGAGTCAAAAACGACGAGAAAAGCTAGTAGAATTGTGTCGACAGTATCGGCTTCCAATTATTGAAGACGATGTATTTACGGATCTTTCATTTCTAAACCAAGAAGAAGTCCTTCCTATACGAACGATTGATCCGGATAATGTGTTATACGTCGGTTCGTTATCTAGGGTTTTAGGAAAAACAACGAAAATCGGTTGGGTGATAGGACCTGAGACTTTTATCTCGCAACTAGCTCAAGCGCAAGAAATGATGGAGTTTTCGATGAATATCCTTACACAAATCACAGTGGCTAATGTATTTAATGAAGCAATTGATTTGAAAATGCAAGATGTAAGAAAAAAGTTGAAAGAAAAAAGCCGACTGATAAGCGCTTGGGGAGATTCACAATCGTTTTTCAAGCTTCATTCAATTTTAGGTGGTTACTATGCCTGGATTACTTGGGATGGGAAAAAACTAGACCCCGAACTAGCAGAAAAAGTAGTAGATATGGGTCTTGGAATTGCACCAAGTCTACTTTTTGGGCAAGATATAAATGGAATCAGAATCAATTACAGTAGGCTGGATGAAAACCAAATACCGTTGTTTTATTCAAAGATGAAAATTCTAGAAAAGTGGTTAACAGAATAA
- the guaC gene encoding GMP reductase, translated as MKVFDYEDIQLIPNKCIVNSRSECDTTVTLGKHTFKMPVVPANMQTIIDETIAEFLAENGYFYIMHRFDEAARIPFIKKMKKRGLITSISVGVKKEEYSFIEKLAEESLNPDYITIDIAHGHANSVIDMIQHIKKYLPETFVIAGNVGTPEAVRELENAGADATKVGIGPGKVCITKIKTGFGTGGWQLAALRWCAKAARKPIIADGGIRTHGDIAKSVRFGATMVMIGSLFAGHEESPGETKVENGIVYKEYFGSASEFQKGEKRNVEGKKIWIQHKGSLKDTLVEMQQDLQSSISYAGGRDLEAIRKVDYVIVKNSIFNGDTI; from the coding sequence ATGAAAGTATTTGATTACGAAGATATTCAATTAATTCCTAATAAATGTATCGTAAATAGCCGTTCTGAATGTGATACAACGGTCACATTAGGTAAACATACATTCAAAATGCCAGTAGTGCCTGCCAACATGCAGACGATTATTGATGAAACAATCGCAGAATTCTTAGCGGAAAATGGTTATTTCTATATCATGCATCGGTTTGATGAAGCAGCTCGAATTCCGTTTATCAAAAAAATGAAAAAGCGTGGATTGATTACCTCGATCAGTGTTGGCGTCAAGAAAGAGGAATATTCCTTTATAGAGAAGTTGGCAGAAGAATCGCTAAATCCTGATTATATCACTATCGACATCGCGCATGGACATGCTAACTCAGTTATTGATATGATTCAGCATATTAAAAAATATTTGCCTGAAACTTTTGTGATTGCCGGTAATGTTGGTACACCGGAAGCCGTCCGTGAATTGGAAAATGCGGGCGCAGATGCAACAAAAGTCGGGATTGGTCCAGGAAAAGTATGTATTACAAAAATCAAGACAGGCTTTGGGACTGGAGGCTGGCAACTGGCAGCTCTTAGATGGTGTGCGAAAGCAGCTCGCAAGCCGATCATCGCTGACGGTGGGATCAGAACACATGGCGATATTGCAAAATCTGTCCGTTTTGGTGCGACAATGGTCATGATTGGTTCATTGTTTGCCGGTCACGAGGAATCTCCTGGCGAAACAAAAGTCGAAAATGGAATCGTGTATAAAGAATACTTTGGTTCTGCTTCAGAATTCCAAAAAGGCGAAAAACGAAATGTTGAAGGAAAGAAAATCTGGATCCAACACAAAGGATCTTTGAAAGATACACTAGTGGAAATGCAACAAGACCTTCAATCATCTATTTCTTATGCTGGAGGAAGAGATCTGGAAGCCATTCGAAAAGTTGACTATGTCATCGTGAAAAATTCGATTTTTAATGGAGACACAATCTAA